In one Melaminivora jejuensis genomic region, the following are encoded:
- a CDS encoding ABC transporter ATP-binding protein — translation MFLEVSQLDVRYGARAQAAVQGVTLGLAAGEIGVLIGPSGCGKTTLLRAVAGLEPVAGGSIRLGQELVGAPGRSLPPEERRIGMVFQDYALFPHLSVGRNVAFGIHGLPKAEQRQRVAEALALVGLAGSEARFPHELSGGQQQRVALARALAPRPRLMLLDEPFSNLDVDLRERLAHEVRGILKAAGATALFVTHDQMEAFAIGDRIGVMESGHLHQWDDAYALYHRPATRFVASFIGHGVFAPAELVSQDGHVVARTPLGDLMDVDGCPLPSAYAGARCDVLLRPDDVVHDDHAPVQARVLRKSFRGAEFLYTLELAGGLTVMAHVPSHHDHAVGEWIGIRPQVDHVVTFERAA, via the coding sequence ATGTTCCTGGAAGTCTCTCAACTCGATGTGCGCTACGGCGCACGCGCACAGGCCGCCGTGCAGGGCGTGACTCTGGGCCTGGCGGCTGGCGAGATCGGCGTGCTGATCGGCCCCTCGGGCTGCGGCAAGACCACGCTCTTGCGCGCCGTCGCCGGGCTGGAGCCGGTGGCCGGCGGCAGCATCCGGCTGGGGCAGGAGCTGGTCGGCGCGCCCGGGCGCAGCCTGCCGCCCGAGGAGCGGCGCATCGGCATGGTGTTCCAGGACTACGCGCTGTTTCCGCACCTGTCGGTGGGGCGCAACGTGGCTTTTGGCATCCACGGCCTGCCCAAGGCCGAGCAGCGCCAGCGCGTGGCCGAGGCGCTGGCCTTGGTGGGCCTGGCCGGCAGCGAAGCGCGTTTTCCGCATGAGCTGTCAGGCGGCCAGCAGCAGCGCGTGGCGCTGGCGCGCGCCCTGGCGCCACGCCCGCGCCTGATGCTGCTCGATGAGCCGTTTTCCAATCTGGATGTCGATCTGCGCGAGCGCCTGGCGCACGAGGTGCGCGGCATCCTGAAGGCCGCCGGCGCCACGGCCCTGTTCGTCACGCACGACCAGATGGAGGCCTTTGCCATCGGCGACCGCATCGGCGTCATGGAATCCGGCCACCTGCACCAGTGGGACGACGCCTATGCGCTGTACCACCGCCCGGCCACGCGCTTCGTCGCCAGCTTCATCGGCCACGGCGTGTTTGCGCCAGCCGAGCTGGTCAGCCAGGACGGCCACGTCGTGGCGCGCACACCGCTGGGCGATCTGATGGATGTCGATGGCTGCCCCCTGCCCTCGGCGTATGCGGGCGCGCGCTGCGACGTGCTGCTGCGCCCGGACGACGTGGTACACGACGACCATGCACCGGTGCAGGCGCGCGTGCTGCGCAAGTCGTTTCGCGGCGCGGAGTTTCTCTACACGCTGGAGCTGGCCGGCGGCCTGACGGTGATGGCCCACGTGCCCAGCCACCACGACCATGCCGTGGGCGAGTGGATCGGCATCCGCCCGCAGGTCGATCACGTGGTGACCTTCGAGCGCGCAGCCTGA
- the arsC gene encoding arsenate reductase (glutaredoxin) (This arsenate reductase requires both glutathione and glutaredoxin to convert arsenate to arsenite, after which the efflux transporter formed by ArsA and ArsB can extrude the arsenite from the cell, providing resistance.), with amino-acid sequence MSTHPDITIYHNARCSNSRGALALLRERGIEPAIVDYLAQPLDAAQLTALVAQLGVPVRELLRSKEAAYAELDLADPARSDAELIAAVAAHPELLNRPIVVTPRGAMLCRPPERVLELL; translated from the coding sequence ATGAGTACGCATCCCGACATCACCATTTACCACAACGCCCGCTGCAGCAACTCACGCGGCGCGCTGGCGCTCCTGCGCGAGCGCGGCATCGAGCCGGCCATCGTGGATTACCTCGCCCAGCCGCTGGACGCCGCCCAGCTCACCGCCCTGGTGGCGCAGCTTGGCGTGCCGGTGCGCGAGCTGCTGCGCAGCAAGGAGGCGGCCTATGCCGAGCTGGATCTGGCCGACCCGGCACGCAGCGATGCCGAATTGATCGCTGCCGTGGCCGCGCACCCCGAGTTGCTGAACCGGCCCATCGTCGTCACGCCGCGCGGCGCGATGCTGTGCCGTCCGCCCGAGCGGGTGCTGGAGCTGCTGTAG
- a CDS encoding ABC transporter permease → MPRPLAALLRNVFLILLALALVLPVLTVFSAWLPGTLGGEQAGAIVREMAATVLPDYLWTTFVLGLAVAVGAAVVGTACAAAVTLFEFPGRRKLEWLLLLPLAMPAYVTAYAYTDFLQFSGPLQVWLRAAFGLEGRLLPEVRSLWGAIWVFIFALYPYVYLLARTALSERAAHLMEAARLLGASPARRIAQVALPLARPAVAAGVALVLMETLADFGVTSYFGIQTFTVGIYKAWLAMDDRLAAAQLATILLVLVALLLHLELRAQRRMRFAAGGVGRAGSAEAEPVRLRGSGLALAWGVCLVPVFMGFFAPVLFMLRPLASDWSVLPWGRFVEWAGNSVRLGGITAALAVAISFALAFAVRRSRDAVTRAVVRLASLGYAVPGAVIVVGLLLPVGWVQAAAPTLALPALITATAVGIVWAYLVRFCAVALQSVQSGYARIPMSLDDSSRMLGVGGVRLLSRVHWPLLKRSAAAAALLVFVDVMKELPATMVLRPFNSDTLAVVAYQLARDERLGEAALPSLALVAVGLVPVILLSRTLRASRR, encoded by the coding sequence TTGCCACGCCCCCTTGCCGCGCTGCTGCGCAACGTTTTTCTGATCCTGCTGGCGCTGGCGCTGGTGCTGCCGGTGCTCACGGTGTTTTCTGCCTGGCTGCCGGGCACGCTGGGCGGCGAGCAGGCCGGCGCCATCGTGCGCGAGATGGCGGCCACCGTGCTGCCCGACTACCTGTGGACGACCTTCGTGCTGGGCCTGGCGGTGGCTGTCGGCGCTGCCGTGGTCGGCACGGCCTGCGCGGCGGCGGTGACGCTGTTCGAGTTCCCGGGGCGGCGCAAGCTGGAGTGGCTGCTGCTGCTGCCCCTGGCCATGCCGGCCTATGTCACGGCCTACGCCTATACGGATTTTTTGCAGTTCAGCGGCCCGCTACAGGTCTGGCTGCGCGCGGCCTTCGGGCTGGAGGGGCGCCTCTTGCCCGAGGTGCGCAGCCTGTGGGGCGCCATCTGGGTCTTCATCTTCGCGCTGTACCCGTATGTCTATCTGCTGGCGCGCACGGCGTTGTCCGAGCGCGCGGCGCACCTGATGGAGGCCGCCCGGCTGCTGGGCGCCTCGCCCGCGCGGCGCATCGCCCAGGTGGCGCTGCCGCTGGCGCGCCCGGCCGTGGCCGCTGGCGTGGCGCTGGTGCTGATGGAGACGCTGGCGGATTTCGGCGTGACCAGCTACTTCGGCATCCAGACCTTCACCGTGGGTATCTACAAGGCCTGGCTGGCCATGGACGACCGGCTGGCTGCGGCGCAGCTGGCCACCATCTTGCTGGTGCTGGTGGCGCTGCTGTTGCACCTGGAGCTGCGCGCCCAGCGGCGGATGCGCTTTGCCGCCGGTGGCGTGGGCCGGGCCGGCTCCGCCGAGGCCGAGCCGGTGCGCCTGCGCGGCTCAGGCCTGGCGCTGGCCTGGGGCGTGTGCCTGGTGCCGGTCTTCATGGGCTTTTTCGCGCCGGTGCTGTTCATGCTGCGCCCGCTGGCTTCAGACTGGTCGGTGCTGCCCTGGGGGCGCTTCGTCGAGTGGGCCGGCAACAGCGTGCGCCTGGGCGGCATCACTGCCGCGCTGGCGGTGGCCATCAGCTTTGCCCTGGCCTTTGCCGTGCGCAGGAGCCGCGACGCTGTCACCCGCGCCGTGGTGCGCCTGGCCAGCCTGGGCTATGCCGTGCCGGGCGCGGTCATCGTGGTCGGCCTGCTGCTGCCAGTGGGCTGGGTGCAGGCGGCGGCGCCCACGCTGGCCCTGCCGGCGCTGATCACGGCCACGGCGGTGGGCATCGTCTGGGCCTATCTGGTGCGCTTTTGCGCGGTGGCGCTGCAGTCGGTGCAAAGCGGCTATGCGCGTATCCCCATGAGCCTGGATGATTCCTCGCGCATGTTGGGCGTGGGTGGGGTGCGCCTGCTGTCGCGCGTTCACTGGCCGCTGCTCAAGCGCTCGGCGGCTGCCGCCGCGCTGCTGGTCTTCGTCGATGTCATGAAGGAGCTGCCCGCCACCATGGTGCTGCGGCCCTTCAACAGCGACACCCTGGCCGTGGTGGCCTACCAGCTGGCGCGCGACGAGCGCCTGGGCGAGGCGGCGCTGCCCTCGCTGGCGCTGGTGGCCGTGGGCCTGGTGCCGGTCATATTGCTCAGCCGCACGCTGCGTGCGTCGCGGCGGTGA